One part of the Sorangiineae bacterium MSr11954 genome encodes these proteins:
- a CDS encoding nuclear transport factor 2 family protein, whose protein sequence is MKDEQDTTVERVISDMDAAFSRNDVEGLVTLFAEDATIESYLVARVFDRKEGVCRGRAEIRELIRALMKRGVPWGGHEPPIIRGSTVAVEFRAASSDTEKFSVDIIEVRDGKIQSLRAYVGWRALMAGAGAK, encoded by the coding sequence ATGAAAGACGAGCAGGACACCACGGTGGAGCGGGTTATTTCCGACATGGACGCCGCCTTTTCTCGGAACGATGTCGAGGGCCTGGTGACGCTCTTCGCAGAGGATGCGACCATCGAGAGCTATCTGGTCGCGCGCGTCTTCGATCGGAAGGAGGGTGTGTGCCGTGGGCGCGCTGAAATCCGGGAGCTCATACGCGCGCTCATGAAGCGCGGCGTGCCCTGGGGAGGTCACGAACCGCCGATCATTCGAGGCAGCACGGTCGCCGTCGAGTTCAGGGCTGCGTCCTCGGATACCGAGAAGTTCTCCGTGGATATCATCGAGGTGAGGGACGGGAAGATCCAGAGCCTTCGCGCGTACGTGGGGTGGCGCGCGCTCATGGCGGGGGCCGGCGCGAAATAG
- a CDS encoding IS4 family transposase: protein MRGSPFGAVPSADEGAFDRLRESINPEWIEAALEATGTATVRRRRLPAEQVIWLVLGMAIYRQRPIDDLVAHLDLSLPGTGSASMAKSAIAQARARLGDEPLKWLFERCSEKWAHESARRHAWRGLALYGVDGTTVRVPDSKENRTHFGSQNTRNNQISGYPLARIVTLMALRSHILAAAAFGPWGDERPYATELWPKVPDDSLMIVDRNFLAAHILVGLEATGTNRHWLTRATANSKWTVVKKLGPGDELVEMMPSWGTRAKNEHVPRVWTMRAIHYRRPGFKPQTLLTSLVDAKLFPANELRALYHERWEIEEAQTQTVKSWSASRWSDEFSSWFVDRDIAA from the coding sequence ATGCGAGGAAGTCCTTTCGGTGCCGTACCGTCTGCCGACGAAGGAGCTTTCGACAGACTTCGAGAGAGCATCAATCCGGAGTGGATCGAAGCTGCGCTCGAGGCGACGGGTACGGCGACCGTGCGTCGGCGAAGACTGCCTGCAGAGCAGGTAATCTGGCTCGTTTTGGGGATGGCTATCTATCGGCAGAGGCCGATCGACGACCTCGTCGCACATCTCGACCTCAGTTTACCAGGTACGGGCTCCGCTTCGATGGCGAAGAGCGCCATCGCGCAGGCGCGCGCGCGCCTTGGCGACGAGCCGCTGAAGTGGCTGTTCGAGCGCTGCTCAGAGAAATGGGCACACGAGAGCGCTCGTCGCCATGCGTGGCGCGGCCTTGCACTTTATGGCGTCGACGGGACGACGGTTCGCGTGCCCGACTCGAAGGAGAATCGCACGCATTTCGGAAGCCAGAACACGAGGAACAACCAAATCAGCGGCTACCCTCTCGCCCGAATCGTGACATTGATGGCGTTGCGTTCGCACATCCTTGCTGCCGCCGCATTCGGCCCCTGGGGCGACGAGAGACCCTACGCGACGGAGCTCTGGCCGAAGGTCCCCGACGATTCTCTCATGATCGTCGACCGAAACTTTCTCGCGGCGCACATCCTCGTAGGGCTTGAGGCGACAGGGACGAATCGGCACTGGCTCACGCGCGCGACGGCGAACTCGAAGTGGACCGTGGTGAAGAAGCTTGGTCCAGGCGACGAGCTTGTCGAGATGATGCCGAGTTGGGGCACTCGTGCGAAGAACGAACACGTGCCGCGCGTCTGGACGATGCGGGCCATTCACTACCGCAGGCCAGGATTCAAGCCGCAAACGCTGCTCACGTCGCTCGTCGATGCGAAGCTGTTCCCGGCTAATGAACTCCGCGCGCTCTATCACGAACGGTGGGAGATCGAGGAAGCCCAGACGCAAACCGTAAAATCTTGGTCCGCTTCGCGCTGGAGCGACGAGTTTTCAAGCTGGTTCGTCGATCGCGACATCGCGGCGTAG
- a CDS encoding LysR family transcriptional regulator, with protein sequence MKPVSDTFIDVRRLRILRELREHRTVVATARAVHLTPSAVSQQLAALSREVGAPLMARQGRGVRLTPQAMLLLDHAAVMLAQMERARADLEAFEAREVRPVAVGAFATAIQSFVAPAIRMLARKVPALRVVVQEIEAPEVLVRLDAGDLDLMVTIDYRSGPTRGDARYARRDLLLDPYDVVLPAKHHLAQRRTLTLTDLNEESWILGASSGPCGEVTRAACTSAGFSPNIRHHVNEWTAVFTLVAANQGVALAPRLATDARYEGIVIRPLGAMLFTYGASSGRSWAAYDRNCSS encoded by the coding sequence ATGAAACCCGTAAGCGACACCTTCATCGACGTCCGCCGCCTGCGCATCCTCCGCGAGCTTCGAGAGCACCGCACCGTGGTGGCCACCGCGCGCGCGGTGCACCTCACGCCCTCCGCCGTCTCCCAGCAGCTCGCCGCGCTCTCGCGCGAGGTGGGCGCGCCGCTCATGGCCCGTCAGGGACGCGGGGTGCGCCTCACGCCGCAAGCCATGCTCCTTCTCGATCACGCGGCGGTGATGCTCGCCCAGATGGAGCGCGCGCGCGCCGATCTCGAGGCGTTCGAGGCCCGCGAGGTGCGGCCGGTGGCGGTGGGTGCGTTCGCCACCGCCATTCAGAGCTTCGTCGCACCGGCGATACGCATGCTGGCCCGCAAAGTGCCGGCGCTGCGGGTGGTCGTTCAGGAAATCGAGGCGCCCGAGGTGCTCGTGCGGCTCGACGCCGGCGATCTCGATCTGATGGTCACCATCGACTACCGCAGCGGCCCCACCCGCGGCGACGCCCGCTACGCGCGGCGCGACTTGCTGCTCGATCCTTACGACGTGGTGCTGCCCGCCAAGCACCACCTCGCCCAACGCCGCACCCTCACGCTCACCGACTTGAACGAGGAGTCGTGGATCCTGGGTGCATCGTCGGGCCCCTGTGGCGAGGTCACGCGGGCCGCGTGCACCAGCGCGGGCTTCAGCCCCAATATTCGCCATCACGTCAACGAGTGGACAGCCGTCTTCACGTTGGTGGCGGCCAATCAAGGCGTGGCCCTGGCACCGCGACTGGCCACCGATGCTCGGTACGAGGGCATCGTGATTCGCCCGCTAGGCGCAATGCTGTTCACTTACGGCGCTTCCTCCGGGCGGTCGTGGGCCGCTTACGATCGTAATTGCTCATCTTGA
- a CDS encoding M23 family metallopeptidase, giving the protein MILSPPFLPPRSPNDVEDAFIDRAMSVGNSGDGSYPVSRDLNWHGGVHLTAPTFGNTVLPVRAIADGTVVFSRVPTPESKDMSHPLNHFGGWTDNGCVIIRHETDIGADPQTGAATSVVFFSIYMHLKSIQPKMMTGQRIFRKEELGAAGRIYGEPNKIHLEIFCDDANIERLVGPRVVFVPPAHDGRIDAVYGSMWFVLPQGSAFYQINPLTVWPTPPVAGTLKRSTVLRVDLGRGDSVAQSFCMSEDIGPPWHIWTPLGAKQVEKEFEYNLENIAASRFPTSSSAGYELLRFGRVLGPDALDYSDKPHWREILLPDPRLPHPGTPFDPAHDWVKGWVNLNHSDVRKFSDADFPAWDDWLLVDCSASRDSRCKELAVLIPLDADKTPPPTPAEIQSSLNLPAVRRQLEHRICRLQTEWDATTIAARFRWLTSEPRSKSDPQPLLDGGKFESFKAHAMALCFWQQAQLGIGTAHWHFHPRAFIRHFRKCGWLSLDELTQLMPRRPAPRAAPISFATARGRFQPDALALNRVLRKYNLLDTARQTHFLAQIYAETGLWLAFREGGRGRGRAYGPFYGRGLLQTTWAANFERYGTYRHFPPKPLTDPEPVYGDARITRTSKHPWGPTQPGGTPDLRQWFPKFDPEVVADNAFERCDASAFFWVSKMIGTHRNMNREADQDVTTQSVARISTFVNGGFGAFDERQAYAKFIYRYRGDDSVTSPTETFTVTHTFNGQTIAQTISVDYTYQRP; this is encoded by the coding sequence ATGATTCTGAGCCCGCCCTTTCTTCCGCCTCGTTCCCCCAACGATGTCGAGGATGCGTTCATCGACCGAGCCATGAGCGTCGGAAATTCAGGGGATGGGAGCTATCCTGTGAGCCGCGACCTGAACTGGCACGGTGGCGTGCATTTAACCGCGCCGACCTTCGGCAACACTGTGCTTCCCGTCCGTGCGATCGCGGATGGCACGGTCGTCTTCTCACGGGTCCCCACTCCCGAGAGCAAGGACATGAGTCATCCGCTCAACCACTTCGGCGGATGGACAGACAATGGGTGCGTGATTATCCGTCACGAGACGGACATTGGCGCGGATCCCCAGACAGGAGCCGCGACATCGGTCGTGTTCTTTTCAATTTACATGCATTTGAAGTCGATTCAACCCAAGATGATGACCGGCCAACGAATCTTTCGCAAAGAAGAGCTAGGAGCCGCGGGGCGCATCTATGGTGAGCCGAATAAAATTCACTTGGAGATCTTTTGCGACGACGCCAACATCGAGCGGTTGGTCGGTCCGAGGGTCGTCTTCGTACCACCGGCTCACGATGGCCGGATCGACGCCGTCTACGGTTCCATGTGGTTCGTGCTCCCGCAGGGCAGCGCATTTTATCAAATCAATCCCCTAACCGTATGGCCGACCCCGCCCGTAGCGGGCACGCTCAAGCGAAGCACGGTACTACGTGTCGATCTCGGACGCGGAGACTCCGTCGCGCAAAGTTTTTGCATGAGCGAGGACATCGGGCCGCCTTGGCACATTTGGACTCCGCTCGGAGCCAAACAGGTCGAAAAGGAATTTGAATACAACTTGGAGAATATCGCGGCATCACGATTCCCGACCTCCTCGAGTGCGGGCTACGAGCTACTGCGTTTCGGTAGGGTGCTCGGGCCTGATGCGCTCGATTATTCAGACAAGCCGCATTGGCGAGAGATCCTCCTTCCCGATCCACGCTTGCCGCACCCGGGGACCCCGTTCGACCCAGCGCACGACTGGGTCAAAGGCTGGGTCAACCTGAATCACTCCGACGTTCGCAAGTTCAGCGACGCCGATTTTCCTGCGTGGGATGATTGGCTTTTGGTGGATTGCAGCGCCAGCCGCGATAGTCGTTGCAAAGAGCTGGCCGTGCTCATCCCGCTCGATGCCGACAAGACCCCACCTCCGACACCGGCGGAAATACAAAGTTCTCTCAATTTACCGGCCGTTCGAAGGCAACTCGAGCACCGAATCTGCCGGCTTCAGACGGAATGGGACGCGACAACGATTGCCGCGCGCTTCCGATGGCTGACGAGCGAACCGCGAAGCAAGAGCGACCCGCAGCCTCTGCTGGACGGCGGCAAGTTCGAGAGCTTCAAAGCACACGCAATGGCTCTTTGCTTTTGGCAGCAAGCGCAGCTCGGCATCGGCACGGCGCATTGGCATTTTCATCCAAGGGCGTTCATTCGACACTTTCGCAAGTGCGGCTGGCTCAGCCTCGACGAGCTAACGCAACTGATGCCGCGCCGCCCCGCGCCTCGAGCTGCACCGATCTCGTTCGCCACTGCACGCGGACGATTCCAACCCGACGCACTTGCGCTGAATCGAGTGCTGCGCAAGTACAACCTATTGGACACCGCGCGTCAGACGCATTTTCTTGCGCAAATTTATGCAGAAACCGGCTTGTGGCTGGCCTTCAGGGAAGGTGGCCGAGGACGCGGTCGCGCTTATGGACCATTCTATGGTCGCGGACTGCTCCAAACCACATGGGCCGCAAACTTCGAACGGTATGGAACCTATCGACATTTCCCACCGAAGCCGCTGACCGACCCCGAACCCGTCTACGGGGACGCTCGGATAACCCGCACATCGAAGCACCCGTGGGGGCCCACACAGCCAGGGGGAACTCCTGACCTGAGGCAATGGTTCCCCAAGTTTGACCCTGAAGTCGTCGCGGATAACGCCTTCGAGAGATGCGATGCGAGCGCATTCTTTTGGGTCTCGAAGATGATAGGCACGCATCGAAACATGAACCGGGAGGCGGATCAGGACGTTACTACGCAATCCGTCGCTCGGATTTCGACATTCGTCAATGGCGGATTCGGCGCGTTCGACGAGCGCCAAGCCTACGCCAAGTTCATCTATAGGTATAGAGGCGACGACAGCGTGACCAGCCCTACTGAAACATTTACGGTTACCCACACGTTCAACGGTCAAACAATTGCACAAACAATCTCCGTAGACTACACGTATCAACGCCCTTAG
- a CDS encoding HINT domain-containing protein, protein MRLIVDRRGVSAVEYVLLLAGILLLVVAGYRALGGNTSFTGKTTTAVLLGGAGRACDGPGCTVPGGNCFVAGTSVATPSGDRPIESLRAGDFVLARGERDGTVTARPVTRTFVRGAPSLVDVHLETIAGDGETIRSTPEHPYWTFDRGWVRAGELAANEPLLDRAGHELRVTNVVPIAQEATVYNLEVGVDHTYFVGHTGAWVHNRPCGSDDEDEGAAPPKPPAKTYAEMVASSTSSTTSTSTSSTSAAFPIAPAPWTGPVLPIGPVASSNAPPIPVPKPAAKTWANIVATSTSTSTSNTSGGSSLPRPTGPAPVVVGSPQWHQQRRAAAYAARRDLENDLRQRYDAIVAQEMGLGRTREEAKAIAGKSIPATITAGYNVRTGMVFAAACSERKCAEDNVANALGGNRKKGTQHDIQFTEAVRPRTRKEVPVCTRCQQTYAKDQFPPNTQFDGERR, encoded by the coding sequence ATGCGGCTCATCGTGGATCGGCGCGGGGTTTCGGCGGTCGAATACGTACTTCTCCTGGCCGGGATTCTCCTCTTGGTGGTCGCTGGATATCGCGCCCTCGGGGGCAATACGTCTTTCACGGGAAAGACCACGACCGCCGTCCTCCTGGGCGGCGCCGGCCGCGCGTGCGATGGCCCGGGCTGCACCGTGCCCGGGGGCAATTGCTTCGTCGCGGGTACGAGCGTGGCGACACCTTCGGGCGATCGGCCCATCGAGAGCCTGCGCGCGGGGGATTTCGTCCTCGCGCGCGGGGAACGCGACGGCACGGTGACCGCCCGTCCCGTGACGCGGACCTTCGTCCGTGGTGCGCCGTCGCTGGTGGACGTTCACCTCGAGACCATCGCCGGCGACGGCGAGACCATTCGCTCCACGCCCGAGCATCCGTATTGGACGTTCGATCGCGGATGGGTGAGGGCCGGAGAGCTGGCCGCCAACGAGCCGTTGCTCGATCGCGCTGGACACGAGCTGCGGGTGACGAACGTCGTCCCCATCGCGCAGGAGGCGACCGTCTACAACCTCGAGGTCGGCGTCGACCATACCTACTTCGTCGGCCACACCGGTGCGTGGGTTCATAACCGGCCATGCGGCTCCGACGACGAGGACGAGGGCGCCGCGCCGCCCAAACCTCCCGCGAAGACATATGCGGAGATGGTCGCATCGAGCACCTCGTCGACCACGAGCACATCGACCTCGAGCACCTCGGCGGCTTTCCCCATCGCGCCGGCGCCATGGACGGGTCCCGTTCTCCCGATCGGGCCCGTGGCGAGCTCCAACGCACCCCCGATCCCCGTCCCGAAGCCTGCCGCGAAGACGTGGGCGAACATCGTCGCAACGAGCACGAGCACATCGACCTCGAACACCTCGGGGGGGTCGTCGTTACCGCGGCCGACGGGGCCCGCGCCCGTCGTCGTGGGATCTCCGCAATGGCATCAGCAGAGGCGCGCTGCTGCTTATGCTGCACGACGCGATTTGGAGAACGATCTGCGCCAGCGGTACGACGCCATCGTAGCCCAAGAGATGGGGCTAGGCCGCACGCGGGAGGAGGCCAAAGCGATCGCGGGCAAGTCGATCCCCGCGACGATTACGGCCGGCTACAACGTCCGGACGGGTATGGTCTTCGCGGCGGCTTGCAGCGAGAGGAAATGCGCCGAAGACAACGTCGCGAACGCCCTTGGTGGCAACAGGAAGAAAGGAACCCAACACGACATTCAATTTACAGAAGCCGTGCGGCCGAGAACGCGAAAGGAGGTCCCTGTTTGCACGCGCTGCCAGCAAACCTACGCGAAGGACCAGTTCCCGCCGAATACGCAGTTTGACGGCGAGCGGCGCTGA
- a CDS encoding sigma-70 family RNA polymerase sigma factor: MDRREWLAETFEEQRPRLRAVAYRMLGSLSEAEDAVQDAWLRLSATADGEVDDPGPWLTTVVARIALNMLRSRKTRSEARVPDPIIDRADGMSPEHGALLANTVGLALLVVLETLAPAERVAFVLHDVFGMRFEEIAPIVERSPEVARQLASRARRRIQARNATPDADMEVQRSVVDAFLAAVREGDFRGLVAVLDPEVVIRGDLGAGHFLERRGAEQVARGAQTFSRLGLLRRPILVNGAAGALCMLEGKLFSVMAFTVRGGKIVEIDVLRDPKRLGQLDLTVLDA; the protein is encoded by the coding sequence ATGGATCGCCGCGAGTGGCTGGCCGAAACGTTCGAAGAACAGCGGCCCCGTCTACGGGCCGTCGCCTATCGCATGCTTGGCTCGTTGAGCGAGGCCGAGGATGCCGTCCAAGACGCGTGGCTTCGGCTCAGCGCAACAGCCGACGGAGAGGTCGACGATCCGGGCCCGTGGTTGACGACCGTCGTCGCTCGCATCGCGCTGAACATGCTCCGTTCGCGCAAAACGCGGAGCGAGGCGCGCGTGCCCGATCCCATCATCGACCGCGCCGATGGAATGAGCCCGGAGCACGGGGCGCTGCTGGCCAACACGGTCGGCCTTGCGCTGCTCGTGGTGCTCGAGACTCTTGCGCCGGCCGAACGGGTCGCGTTCGTCTTGCACGACGTCTTCGGCATGCGCTTCGAGGAGATCGCGCCCATCGTCGAGCGCTCCCCCGAGGTCGCGCGTCAACTCGCCAGCCGCGCACGCCGCCGCATTCAGGCGCGCAACGCCACCCCCGATGCCGACATGGAGGTCCAACGATCCGTCGTCGACGCCTTCCTCGCCGCCGTGCGTGAGGGTGACTTTCGCGGTCTCGTGGCCGTTCTCGACCCGGAGGTGGTCATCCGAGGCGATCTGGGCGCGGGCCATTTCCTCGAACGCCGCGGCGCGGAGCAGGTGGCTCGTGGAGCGCAGACGTTCTCGCGCCTCGGCCTTCTCAGGCGCCCTATCCTCGTCAACGGCGCCGCGGGGGCCCTCTGCATGCTCGAAGGAAAGCTGTTTTCCGTCATGGCCTTCACCGTCAGGGGAGGGAAGATCGTCGAGATCGACGTCCTTCGCGATCCCAAGCGGCTCGGTCAACTCGATCTGACCGTGCTCGACGCGTGA
- a CDS encoding carboxymuconolactone decarboxylase family protein, whose amino-acid sequence MKSPFLTMPGTREAFLSVHKATQGCGVPPKLLELIHVRVGQINGCSVCVDMHTRILKKSGESDARIFALSVWRETPYYTEAERAALALAEAATRLCDRPDAVPDEVWKEASRHFSEAALGALVIAIGLANFANRLNVPTRQVTGDFVEQYL is encoded by the coding sequence ATGAAGAGCCCGTTTTTGACCATGCCCGGTACCCGGGAAGCCTTTCTCTCGGTCCACAAGGCGACCCAAGGCTGCGGAGTGCCTCCGAAGCTCCTCGAGCTCATCCACGTGCGCGTCGGACAGATCAATGGGTGCAGCGTCTGCGTCGATATGCACACCCGCATCCTCAAGAAGTCCGGTGAGAGCGACGCGCGAATTTTTGCGCTCTCGGTGTGGCGAGAGACTCCTTACTACACGGAGGCCGAGCGGGCCGCGCTCGCGCTCGCAGAGGCCGCGACGCGACTCTGCGACCGACCCGATGCGGTCCCCGACGAGGTGTGGAAAGAAGCGTCTCGGCATTTCTCCGAGGCGGCGCTTGGTGCGCTGGTGATCGCGATCGGGCTCGCGAACTTCGCGAACCGGCTCAACGTCCCCACGCGACAGGTGACCGGGGATTTCGTCGAGCAGTATCTCTGA
- a CDS encoding 4-oxalocrotonate tautomerase family protein: MPYLQLDVSRRYSVEQKRRLAKRLGAIYARVMQANVRRISIAIRELEAGVWRCTEDEPYPAALLMCDIRSGRPPEQRTRLAEELLAACQEELALTIEEINLEFTQHPGDEMYHPLLGGLSDDWREGEA; the protein is encoded by the coding sequence ATGCCTTACCTTCAACTCGACGTCTCCCGCCGCTACTCGGTCGAACAAAAACGGCGGCTCGCCAAACGCCTCGGCGCGATCTATGCGCGGGTGATGCAGGCAAACGTCCGCCGCATCAGCATCGCCATCCGCGAGCTCGAGGCCGGCGTCTGGCGCTGCACGGAGGACGAACCCTATCCGGCAGCGCTCCTGATGTGCGACATCCGCAGCGGCCGCCCACCGGAGCAACGCACCCGCCTCGCCGAGGAGCTCTTGGCGGCTTGCCAGGAGGAGCTCGCGCTGACGATTGAAGAGATAAATCTGGAATTCACCCAGCACCCCGGCGACGAGATGTATCACCCACTTCTCGGCGGTCTCAGCGACGATTGGCGCGAAGGCGAGGCGTGA
- a CDS encoding recombinase family protein has translation MKNRAALYARVSTARQEQEKTIGSQVEAIERACAAGGVSIAPDRRYVDEGFSGSRLDRPAFDALRDAAADGLIDVIYIYCPDRLARSYVHQQVILEELTKRGVRVHFVEHPVGERAEDRLLVQMQGVIAEYERAKILERTRRGRMHKVREGRMLPFGIPPYGYAIVRTKAVPGGSIVIDEVEAQNVRAMYRWVLDEGLSARQVAKRLNALGIKPRRAKIWVAGSVHVILTNAAYTGMATYGKREPAEPKRPRRPGGYRKNAKSSHVIRPRAQWLHVSIPSLVTEKDQECVRTRLAKNKIWAPRNVQHDYLLRALVTCGECGWKMACGHQSSVCKRYEYFYYECARRDPVDTGRMSKCTAKRVRAEELDGVVWDAIRSWVQSPAMLQRELELWRTSRQAASSVAKELARLEGARRQLELQVERLIDAYQRGAISVEQLKSRRERLDSAMDSVSLRGEDLIGQQMDSTRVTRIADDLAAFASTLRKGFDKLDFTERQRIVRLLLERVVVTGDKLTIEHAIPLSGRFGGLRQGDRARLRRSEDRHAGSPRGDSQQDGERRDAGALGHRTRVQPRASRDGANRRGSLGAAVANQLRDEPSPHSRRVGLGGGGACSGCHPEKPTSASRGAEALRLTSTTHGASLSPRREDQDEQLRS, from the coding sequence ATGAAGAACCGAGCGGCGCTGTACGCGCGCGTTTCAACGGCGCGCCAGGAGCAAGAGAAAACGATCGGCTCGCAAGTCGAAGCGATCGAACGCGCGTGCGCCGCTGGTGGCGTGAGCATCGCGCCGGATCGGCGCTATGTCGATGAAGGATTCAGCGGGTCGCGTTTGGACCGCCCCGCGTTCGATGCACTTCGCGACGCCGCGGCAGATGGATTGATAGATGTAATTTACATATATTGTCCTGATCGGCTCGCGCGAAGTTACGTCCATCAGCAGGTCATCCTCGAAGAGCTCACCAAGCGTGGGGTGCGCGTACACTTCGTTGAACATCCTGTCGGCGAGCGTGCGGAGGATCGACTGCTTGTCCAGATGCAAGGAGTGATCGCCGAGTACGAGCGTGCCAAGATCCTGGAACGTACGCGGCGAGGACGAATGCACAAAGTGCGCGAAGGTCGAATGCTTCCTTTTGGAATACCGCCGTACGGATACGCGATCGTCAGGACGAAGGCCGTGCCCGGTGGAAGCATTGTGATCGACGAGGTCGAGGCGCAGAATGTCCGTGCGATGTATCGATGGGTGCTCGACGAAGGGCTGAGTGCACGGCAAGTCGCCAAACGATTGAACGCGCTCGGCATCAAGCCGCGCCGCGCCAAGATCTGGGTCGCAGGCAGCGTGCACGTCATCCTGACCAACGCTGCGTACACGGGCATGGCGACGTACGGCAAACGCGAACCCGCAGAGCCAAAGCGTCCGCGTCGTCCTGGTGGATATCGTAAGAACGCGAAGAGCTCGCACGTCATCCGCCCGCGGGCGCAATGGCTACACGTTTCGATTCCTTCGCTCGTTACCGAAAAGGATCAAGAGTGCGTGCGGACACGGCTGGCGAAGAACAAAATCTGGGCGCCACGCAACGTGCAGCATGACTACTTGCTGCGGGCTCTCGTCACGTGCGGTGAGTGCGGTTGGAAGATGGCGTGTGGGCACCAGTCGAGCGTGTGCAAGCGCTACGAGTATTTTTACTATGAATGTGCTCGCCGCGATCCTGTCGACACCGGGCGAATGAGCAAGTGCACCGCCAAGCGCGTGCGCGCAGAGGAACTCGACGGTGTTGTGTGGGACGCGATTCGATCTTGGGTGCAGAGCCCCGCAATGCTCCAACGCGAACTCGAACTATGGCGAACAAGTCGTCAAGCCGCGTCGAGCGTTGCCAAGGAGCTCGCGCGCCTGGAAGGAGCGAGACGACAACTCGAACTCCAAGTCGAGCGATTGATCGACGCATACCAACGAGGAGCGATCAGCGTCGAGCAACTGAAGTCCCGACGCGAGAGACTCGACAGTGCCATGGACTCCGTCAGCCTCCGAGGCGAGGACTTGATTGGTCAGCAGATGGACTCCACCCGCGTTACACGCATCGCCGATGACCTCGCGGCCTTCGCCTCGACACTCCGCAAGGGATTCGACAAGCTCGACTTCACCGAGCGCCAAAGGATCGTCCGTCTTCTTCTTGAGCGCGTCGTCGTTACCGGCGACAAGCTCACGATCGAGCACGCTATCCCTCTGTCAGGACGATTTGGTGGTTTGCGTCAAGGTGATCGAGCTCGGCTACGACGAAGTGAAGACCGACATGCTGGATCGCCAAGAGGCGATTCGCAGCAAGACGGTGAAAGGCGTGATGCAGGAGCTCTGGGCCATCGCACTCGCGTACAACCTCGTGCGTCTCGAGATGGAGCGAATCGCCGAGGAAGCCTCGGTGCCGCCGTCGCGAATCAGCTTCGTGATGAGCCTTCGCCTCATTCGCGACGAGTGGGCCTGGGCGGCGGCGGCGCATGCTCCGGGTGCCATCCCGAAAAACCTACGAGCGCTTCGAGAGGAGCTGAAGCGCTTCGTCTTACCTCCACGACGCACGGAGCGTCGCTATCCCCGCGCCGTGAAGATCAAGATGAGCAATTACGATCGTAA